From the Vibrio algarum genome, one window contains:
- a CDS encoding GGDEF domain-containing protein, which yields MDNFTLLATMFIVAGVNAVFTFASSKNAGETVSTEWRRSSILLLIAFSLILTQSSWPKFISIIIANYLLLLGFYFQIYTALCFEFKKMAESKPYLKIITIVYALSFLYFTYIDFHTTYRIIIISSLLALCYGYAVVKTRKNWKESKNLLRTKEVFYLFGVACLFYIGRTVVTIIEFGQVNSLFDKNTMTTVAFLFLIFFNLVFLMGMFNATIREKNVLINREKEKLNHLFDFLSDTAKHLKLEDLYPSIEKVLRKSFKVNTAAIFLKDEGENSHSMNYVFNDLDLPLDEVKHFNKGEGLSGKAMEENRVITIDIDTYPNRHVADAYKSMGVTNLVGIPLKTAEGVMGAITVVYSTDLKKQNVFNSELFYYLGEQIALVLQNALLYKKLTQLAETDSMTGLLNRRKMQEMFDLELKKAKRSNQSLTVAIIDLDNFKNVNDNYGHDCGDRVIKNAARVFQKECRETDYISRWGEEFLCLYASSDMSAGLLVTERVRKAFEKQSYPCLDKANVTISAGMAEYHEGMTMDQLIAQADKALYEAKRKGRNRIEQAVIENT from the coding sequence ATGGATAATTTTACGTTACTTGCAACCATGTTTATAGTGGCTGGCGTTAATGCGGTATTTACATTTGCTAGCTCTAAAAATGCGGGGGAAACAGTGTCCACAGAGTGGAGACGCTCATCAATTTTGTTATTGATCGCTTTTAGCTTGATATTAACTCAGTCGAGCTGGCCAAAATTCATTTCGATTATTATTGCAAATTATCTACTTCTTCTTGGTTTCTACTTTCAAATTTATACCGCGTTGTGTTTTGAGTTTAAAAAGATGGCGGAGTCTAAGCCTTACTTAAAGATTATCACCATTGTTTATGCGTTGAGCTTTCTCTATTTTACTTATATCGACTTCCATACCACCTATAGAATTATCATTATTTCCAGTCTTCTTGCTCTGTGTTATGGCTATGCAGTGGTCAAAACGAGGAAAAACTGGAAGGAGAGTAAAAACTTACTTAGAACAAAAGAGGTGTTCTATCTTTTTGGTGTTGCTTGCCTTTTCTATATAGGGCGCACGGTTGTCACTATCATCGAATTTGGCCAAGTCAATTCATTGTTCGACAAAAACACAATGACCACGGTCGCCTTTCTGTTTCTCATCTTCTTCAATCTAGTGTTTTTAATGGGGATGTTTAATGCAACGATTAGAGAAAAAAATGTCCTTATAAATAGAGAGAAGGAAAAGCTTAACCATCTATTTGATTTTTTGAGTGACACTGCTAAGCACCTTAAACTCGAAGATTTATACCCTTCTATTGAAAAGGTATTGAGAAAGTCATTTAAGGTGAACACGGCCGCTATCTTTTTGAAGGACGAAGGAGAAAATAGCCACTCAATGAATTATGTCTTCAACGATTTGGATTTGCCCCTTGATGAAGTAAAACATTTTAATAAAGGTGAGGGGTTATCTGGAAAGGCGATGGAAGAAAACCGGGTAATTACCATCGATATTGACACGTACCCCAACCGTCATGTTGCTGATGCGTACAAGTCTATGGGGGTCACTAATTTGGTTGGTATCCCACTGAAAACCGCAGAAGGTGTGATGGGGGCAATAACTGTGGTTTATTCAACGGACCTCAAAAAACAAAATGTCTTCAATAGCGAACTTTTCTATTACTTAGGCGAACAGATCGCTCTCGTATTACAGAATGCGTTACTCTATAAAAAACTGACTCAGCTTGCAGAAACAGACTCAATGACAGGCTTACTTAATCGTCGCAAGATGCAAGAGATGTTCGACCTAGAGTTAAAAAAAGCTAAGCGCAGCAATCAAAGTCTAACCGTCGCGATCATAGATTTAGATAACTTTAAAAATGTGAACGATAACTATGGGCACGATTGTGGCGATAGAGTGATAAAAAATGCGGCGAGGGTGTTTCAAAAAGAGTGTCGAGAAACCGACTATATTTCTCGCTGGGGGGAAGAGTTTTTATGTCTTTATGCTAGTAGCGATATGTCTGCTGGCTTACTTGTGACAGAACGAGTACGAAAAGCGTTTGAAAAACAGAGCTATCCTTGTCTCGACAAGGCAAATGTCACTATTAGTGCAGGTATGGCTGAATACCACGAAGGAATGACTATGGACCAATTAATAGCCCAAGCGGATAAAGCACTGTATGAAGCCAAACGAAAAGGGCGAAATAGAATCGAGCAAGCGGTTATTGAAAATACCTAA
- the yghU gene encoding glutathione-dependent disulfide-bond oxidoreductase — MGNEYTPPKVWVHNTDGGNKWASINRPVSGSTHDKELEVGEHPLQLHSLGTPNGQKVTILLEELLALGIKEAEYDAYLINIGEGDQFSSGFVAVNPNSKIPALVDKSGDEDVNVFESASILVHLAEKFGQFLPKEGSARTQTFNWLFWAQGSAPFLGGGFGHFYAYADEKLEYPINRFAMEAKRQLDVLDKQLAKNTYVAGEEYSIADMAIWPWYGNLVLGKLYDAAEFLQVESYTHVMRWAKMIEAREGVQRGRVVNRSFGEEWEQVPERHAADDIDRVLKLKP; from the coding sequence ATGGGAAACGAATACACACCACCTAAAGTTTGGGTCCATAACACTGATGGCGGTAACAAGTGGGCAAGTATCAATCGCCCCGTTTCAGGCTCAACACATGATAAAGAACTAGAAGTAGGAGAACATCCACTTCAACTTCACTCTCTTGGTACTCCTAACGGACAAAAAGTAACGATTCTTTTAGAAGAGTTACTCGCGTTGGGCATTAAAGAAGCTGAATACGATGCTTACCTAATTAACATTGGCGAGGGGGATCAATTCTCTTCTGGTTTTGTGGCTGTTAATCCAAACTCAAAGATCCCTGCTTTAGTTGATAAGTCGGGTGATGAGGATGTCAATGTATTCGAATCCGCTTCTATTCTTGTCCACCTTGCTGAGAAGTTTGGACAATTTTTACCAAAAGAAGGCAGTGCACGAACTCAAACGTTTAATTGGCTATTCTGGGCACAAGGTTCGGCTCCGTTTTTAGGCGGTGGTTTTGGCCATTTTTATGCCTATGCTGATGAAAAATTGGAGTACCCAATAAACCGTTTTGCGATGGAAGCGAAACGTCAGCTAGATGTATTAGATAAGCAACTAGCTAAAAATACCTATGTCGCAGGTGAAGAATACAGTATTGCTGATATGGCTATTTGGCCTTGGTATGGCAATTTAGTGCTTGGCAAACTGTATGATGCTGCTGAATTCTTACAAGTTGAAAGCTATACCCACGTAATGCGATGGGCAAAAATGATTGAAGCGCGCGAAGGCGTTCAGCGTGGACGCGTGGTTAACCGTTCATTTGGTGAAGAGTGGGAACAAGTTCCTGAACGTCATGCTGCAGACGATATTGATAGAGTTCTAAAACTTAAACCTTAG
- the mglB gene encoding galactose/glucose ABC transporter substrate-binding protein MglB, with protein MKKITLLATLIAGACLGGQVAAETTVGVTVYKYDDNFMSVVRQEIEKVADADSDTEVLMNDSQNNQSIQNDQVDVMLARGVKALAINLVDPASAPTIIKKAKMDDVPVVFYNKEPSAKALASYDKAFFVGTVSKESGIIQGELIANQWKANPAWDLNGDGVLQYVMLKGEPGHPDAEARTSYSVKTLNDNGIKTEELHMDTGMWDTAMAKDKVDAWLSGPNGSKIEVVIANNDGMAMGAVEALRGAGVKLPVYGVDALAEALALVKSGAMAGTVLNDASAQAKATFELARNLANGKAPAEGTQWTISNKIVRVPYVGVDKSTLK; from the coding sequence ATGAAAAAAATTACCTTGTTAGCGACTTTAATCGCAGGTGCTTGTTTAGGTGGCCAAGTGGCAGCTGAAACAACTGTCGGTGTAACGGTCTATAAATACGATGATAACTTTATGTCTGTTGTGAGACAGGAGATAGAAAAAGTTGCAGATGCAGATTCAGATACCGAAGTATTGATGAACGATTCGCAGAATAACCAATCTATTCAGAACGACCAAGTAGATGTAATGCTTGCTCGTGGTGTGAAAGCGTTGGCAATAAATCTTGTTGATCCGGCTTCTGCTCCAACAATCATTAAAAAAGCAAAAATGGATGATGTACCTGTTGTTTTTTATAACAAAGAACCAAGTGCAAAAGCGTTAGCCAGTTATGATAAAGCGTTTTTCGTTGGTACTGTTTCTAAAGAATCCGGCATCATTCAAGGTGAGTTAATTGCTAACCAATGGAAAGCGAATCCAGCATGGGATTTAAACGGTGACGGGGTCCTTCAATACGTAATGCTAAAAGGTGAACCAGGACATCCTGATGCTGAAGCTCGTACCTCTTATTCTGTTAAAACCTTAAACGACAATGGCATAAAAACCGAAGAGCTGCATATGGATACAGGTATGTGGGATACCGCCATGGCAAAAGATAAAGTGGATGCATGGTTATCTGGACCAAACGGAAGCAAAATTGAAGTCGTGATTGCCAATAATGATGGTATGGCGATGGGTGCTGTAGAAGCCTTACGCGGCGCGGGTGTAAAACTTCCTGTCTATGGTGTTGATGCTCTTGCTGAAGCGCTCGCTTTGGTGAAATCAGGAGCAATGGCTGGAACAGTCCTTAACGATGCGTCAGCTCAGGCTAAAGCAACATTTGAGTTGGCACGAAACTTAGCAAATGGTAAAGCACCAGCCGAAGGTACTCAGTGGACAATTAGCAACAAAATTGTACGCGTACCTTATGTTGGCGTGGATAAGTCAACGCTTAAGTAA
- a CDS encoding DUF202 domain-containing protein, translating to MKHNQRDPGLQPERTSMSWLRTHMLILGVGALLTRMGKHSDNLLLLINGVALLICAFIGLYYSRKRFTELLRYDETVEERDIRAKKILSALIVLSALIYATTSLIRYFQ from the coding sequence ATGAAACATAACCAGCGAGATCCAGGTTTACAGCCAGAAAGAACGTCAATGTCTTGGTTACGAACCCATATGTTAATACTTGGTGTAGGTGCGCTATTAACCAGAATGGGTAAACACAGCGATAATTTACTGTTACTGATAAATGGTGTGGCTTTACTTATTTGCGCGTTTATCGGCTTGTATTATAGCCGTAAGCGATTTACCGAGTTGTTAAGATATGACGAAACAGTAGAAGAAAGGGACATCAGAGCGAAAAAAATCCTGAGTGCTTTAATCGTTCTTTCTGCGCTGATTTATGCGACAACCTCGCTGATTAGGTATTTTCAATAA
- a CDS encoding YidH family protein: MTSKRKAAKTNWRRLGEAPDYRFSLANERTYLAWIRTALALLAGAIAIDQLTPDLANPSVRILLSVFLCLCSGLLAVFAYKRWSSNEKAMRNKRELPYTGFLKLISAVMLFLTVTIVLTIAI; encoded by the coding sequence ATGACAAGTAAACGCAAGGCAGCAAAAACAAACTGGAGACGATTAGGTGAAGCGCCAGATTATCGATTCTCATTGGCCAATGAACGCACCTATTTGGCCTGGATAAGAACGGCATTAGCGCTATTAGCTGGTGCAATTGCAATTGACCAACTAACACCAGATCTCGCTAACCCTTCTGTGCGTATTTTATTGTCTGTGTTTCTTTGCTTGTGTTCTGGTTTATTGGCCGTATTTGCCTACAAAAGATGGTCTTCAAATGAGAAAGCCATGCGCAACAAACGTGAACTTCCCTACACTGGTTTCTTAAAACTGATTAGCGCAGTCATGTTATTTCTTACCGTCACCATCGTATTAACCATCGCCATATGA
- a CDS encoding putative bifunctional diguanylate cyclase/phosphodiesterase has translation MNDIEQLLLPILLVEKGLIRSCNQVFTEQVGYNEMEIVGRELQEIITLSEQSNEAGGSLDALLARVGLSNQISLISATVTNNYFYDMPIQLHCQAIEGRSDSFRVCFRILENKSIDPITTLPNGWAISSRSKHLLKNQDDRKNNFVLIFFNVDNFSTINFRYGFDIGDDYLQVIAKKLQSVVENDNLVVRFNNAKFGILVENHACLSTEKFNTHIRNICQRLCQISEEPLKLLRGVEVCKSFSIGVSEQSIHYNNFHAIEIAGETAMLQAKKYSESKYHFSTSQTLVDMLSHKLIIDALPSAIEQNKIQIYYQPQYEIKSDKLIGFEALSRWHHEALGNITPDVFVGIAEEIGLHFDFDLWVFRQVCSQIVTWRKQGLQIPKIAINISFKTLEMTTFVDRLKTVIEQTQCPTEFVELEITETASAKNLASLNNNIVRVKELGISIAIDDFGAGYSSLSMIREFHASLDKLKLDRSLIRNICNTEVDREFTRQIIKLSQVLDVHILAEGVEDKEQKDMLHSLDCDQAQGYYFAKPMTKSGAEQLIKEITN, from the coding sequence ATGAACGATATCGAACAATTGCTGTTGCCGATTTTGTTAGTAGAAAAAGGCCTTATTCGCTCTTGTAACCAAGTGTTCACTGAACAAGTAGGTTATAACGAAATGGAGATCGTCGGAAGAGAACTCCAAGAAATCATTACACTTTCTGAACAAAGTAATGAAGCGGGCGGTTCGCTAGATGCCTTATTAGCGCGTGTGGGCCTGAGCAATCAAATTTCTTTGATATCCGCGACTGTAACCAATAATTACTTCTACGATATGCCTATTCAGCTACATTGCCAAGCCATAGAAGGGAGGAGCGATTCATTTCGTGTGTGCTTTCGAATATTGGAAAATAAATCTATCGATCCGATCACTACTTTACCTAATGGGTGGGCAATATCTTCGAGGTCTAAGCACCTGTTAAAGAATCAAGATGATCGCAAAAACAACTTCGTCCTGATCTTTTTTAATGTAGATAATTTTTCAACGATAAATTTTCGTTACGGCTTTGATATTGGTGATGACTACCTCCAGGTTATTGCTAAAAAACTTCAATCGGTTGTAGAAAATGACAACCTAGTTGTTCGCTTTAATAATGCGAAATTTGGAATACTAGTAGAAAATCATGCTTGTCTTTCTACCGAAAAGTTCAATACACATATTAGAAATATCTGCCAAAGGCTTTGCCAAATCTCAGAGGAACCATTGAAACTATTAAGAGGGGTAGAGGTTTGTAAGTCGTTTAGCATTGGGGTAAGTGAACAGAGTATCCATTACAATAACTTTCATGCGATAGAGATAGCTGGTGAGACAGCGATGCTACAGGCCAAAAAATACAGCGAATCAAAATACCATTTTTCAACGTCTCAAACTCTTGTAGATATGCTTTCCCATAAATTGATTATCGACGCTCTTCCAAGTGCCATAGAGCAGAATAAAATTCAGATATATTATCAGCCGCAATATGAAATTAAATCAGACAAGCTTATTGGATTTGAAGCGTTATCGCGTTGGCACCACGAGGCTTTGGGAAATATAACACCGGATGTATTTGTGGGTATTGCTGAAGAAATAGGTTTGCATTTTGACTTCGATCTTTGGGTTTTTAGACAGGTCTGTTCACAAATAGTGACGTGGAGAAAACAAGGGTTACAGATCCCCAAAATAGCCATTAATATTTCCTTTAAAACCTTAGAGATGACCACTTTTGTCGATAGATTGAAAACGGTAATAGAGCAAACTCAGTGCCCCACTGAATTCGTAGAACTTGAAATAACCGAAACTGCGTCAGCCAAAAACCTAGCCTCATTAAATAACAATATCGTGCGAGTTAAAGAGCTAGGGATAAGTATTGCGATAGATGATTTTGGTGCAGGATATTCCTCTTTAAGTATGATTCGAGAGTTCCACGCTTCGTTAGATAAACTTAAATTAGACAGGTCGTTGATTCGTAATATTTGTAATACGGAAGTAGACAGAGAATTCACTAGGCAGATTATTAAATTGAGTCAGGTACTAGATGTTCACATACTGGCTGAAGGAGTGGAAGACAAAGAGCAAAAGGACATGTTACATAGTCTGGATTGCGATCAAGCTCAGGGGTATTACTTTGCTAAGCCGATGACTAAATCAGGCGCAGAACAGCTAATAAAAGAGATAACCAATTAA
- the mglA gene encoding galactose/methyl galactoside ABC transporter ATP-binding protein MglA yields MAEHTHEFLLEMTGISKEFPGVKALDKVNLKVRPHSIHALMGENGAGKSTLLKCLFGMYEKNEGEIVFLGKNISFSSSKEALESGVSMVHQELNQVLQCTVMDNIWLGRYPKKGLFVDHDKMYTDTLEIFKDLDIDIDPRVKVSTLSVSQMQMLEIAKAFSYEAKIVIMDEPTSSLTEKEVNHLFTIINKLKERGCGVVYISHKMEEIFAICDEITILRDGVWVTTQPLEGLDMDSIIAMMVGRELTQRFPEKTNTPKEKILDVKNLSALNQPSIQDVSFELREGEILGIAGLVGSRRTDIVETIFGIREKSEGEILLHGRTMKNRDAHEAIQNGFALVTEERRATGIYSGLDITFNSLVANVEEYKTSIGLLSNKKMRGDTQWVIDSMSVKTPSHETPIGSLSGGNQQKVIIGRWLLTQPEILMLDEPTRGIDVGAKFEIYQLILDLANKNKGIIIISSEMPELLGITDRIMVMSNGRAAGIVETKNTSQNEILELASRYL; encoded by the coding sequence ATGGCCGAGCATACACATGAATTCTTGTTAGAAATGACAGGGATTAGTAAGGAATTTCCGGGCGTTAAGGCACTAGATAAAGTTAATTTGAAAGTCAGACCTCATTCAATTCATGCGCTAATGGGTGAAAATGGGGCAGGCAAATCAACTTTATTAAAATGTCTGTTTGGGATGTACGAAAAAAACGAAGGTGAAATTGTTTTTCTAGGTAAAAATATCAGTTTTAGTTCTTCAAAAGAAGCGTTGGAATCAGGCGTTTCTATGGTGCACCAAGAACTTAATCAGGTACTTCAATGTACGGTTATGGACAATATCTGGCTGGGACGTTATCCCAAAAAGGGCTTATTTGTTGACCATGACAAAATGTACACGGATACGTTAGAAATCTTTAAAGATCTCGACATTGATATTGACCCCAGAGTTAAGGTATCTACGCTTTCTGTTTCGCAAATGCAGATGTTGGAGATAGCAAAAGCGTTCTCTTACGAAGCGAAAATAGTCATTATGGATGAACCCACTTCTTCTTTAACCGAAAAAGAAGTCAATCATCTATTTACCATAATTAACAAACTGAAAGAACGGGGTTGTGGCGTCGTTTATATCTCACACAAAATGGAAGAAATATTCGCCATTTGTGATGAGATCACTATTCTACGAGATGGTGTTTGGGTAACGACTCAACCACTAGAAGGGTTAGATATGGATTCAATCATCGCTATGATGGTTGGACGAGAACTAACTCAACGTTTTCCTGAAAAAACCAATACACCGAAAGAAAAAATTCTGGACGTGAAAAATCTTAGCGCATTAAACCAACCTTCCATTCAAGATGTCTCTTTTGAATTACGTGAAGGTGAAATATTAGGTATTGCTGGGCTTGTTGGATCCCGTCGAACTGACATTGTTGAAACTATTTTTGGTATTCGAGAAAAAAGCGAGGGTGAAATCTTGCTTCATGGTCGAACCATGAAAAATAGAGACGCACATGAAGCTATACAAAATGGATTTGCGCTTGTAACCGAAGAGCGCCGAGCCACTGGAATTTATAGTGGTTTAGACATTACTTTCAACTCTTTAGTTGCCAATGTAGAAGAGTATAAAACCAGTATTGGATTACTCAGCAACAAAAAAATGCGTGGTGATACTCAGTGGGTCATCGACTCCATGAGTGTTAAAACACCGTCACATGAAACACCTATTGGTTCTCTTTCTGGTGGTAATCAACAAAAAGTCATTATAGGCCGTTGGTTACTTACTCAACCAGAAATTTTAATGCTTGATGAACCAACACGCGGTATAGACGTCGGTGCAAAATTCGAAATCTATCAACTGATCCTCGACCTCGCTAATAAGAACAAAGGCATCATTATTATCTCGTCTGAGATGCCGGAACTTCTTGGTATTACCGACCGAATAATGGTTATGAGCAATGGTCGTGCAGCGGGCATTGTTGAAACTAAAAACACTTCTCAGAATGAAATATTAGAGCTGGCCTCTCGTTATCTCTAA
- a CDS encoding MATE family efflux transporter, whose amino-acid sequence MTLSRTYIKDNLTLAWPLALNALLMQSMLMIDTLLVSPLGEESVAAMGVATTIVAFVLGIQMALSNGTQMILSRAFGSGRTKSLSNAFFGGLAIASCFAAVFMSLILIFGDELVALIVDSESLITKAESYLSISVFIILFTSITQTIVTLFNSTGKTSVPFKGYLIELPFNCAVSYMLIYQFDMGVSGAALGSLSAIMLRTVYLAYSVLSDDSISLPLPEELSAFIKTTRHHLGEILPFAANITILAIGITIYQLMFSQLNINEYVAITLLYPWIRTGSQFITSWSHASAILISQRIGAGKLDDLKQCVDTSIDVAVGISFISCLFFVCLHFSFGHIYPGLASETYLAMATIAPLYILLPFVRGYNTVHGNILRAVGKTKSVFKINFTGQWVVSLPLLAIIIFVLDGSIFWAFAIQPFEELIKAIPFRTLARRTVREFDLEAAKKMNYD is encoded by the coding sequence ATGACCCTTTCAAGAACGTATATCAAAGATAACCTTACCTTAGCATGGCCTTTAGCCCTAAACGCATTGTTAATGCAGTCGATGCTTATGATCGATACTCTGTTAGTTTCGCCATTGGGAGAAGAATCGGTTGCTGCAATGGGTGTGGCAACAACGATCGTTGCGTTTGTACTTGGTATTCAAATGGCGCTTTCTAATGGTACGCAGATGATTCTTAGTCGTGCTTTTGGAAGTGGTCGAACGAAGAGTTTAAGTAATGCCTTTTTTGGTGGGCTAGCTATCGCTTCTTGTTTCGCTGCGGTGTTTATGTCTCTCATTCTTATTTTTGGGGATGAACTGGTCGCATTGATTGTTGATTCAGAGTCATTAATTACGAAAGCAGAAAGCTATCTCAGTATTTCAGTTTTTATCATCCTTTTTACTTCTATTACACAAACTATCGTTACGCTGTTTAACAGTACGGGAAAAACATCCGTTCCATTTAAAGGTTACTTGATTGAATTGCCTTTCAATTGTGCAGTGTCTTATATGCTCATCTATCAGTTTGATATGGGCGTTTCAGGAGCGGCGCTTGGCAGTTTGTCGGCTATCATGTTGCGAACGGTATACCTTGCATATTCGGTACTCTCAGATGACAGCATTAGTTTACCATTGCCTGAAGAGCTTAGCGCCTTCATTAAGACAACGCGTCATCATTTAGGTGAAATACTTCCTTTTGCCGCAAATATTACGATTCTAGCCATTGGTATCACTATCTATCAGTTGATGTTTTCTCAGCTTAATATTAATGAATACGTAGCAATTACCTTACTGTATCCATGGATACGTACAGGCAGTCAGTTCATTACTTCTTGGTCTCATGCTTCTGCTATATTAATTAGCCAGAGAATAGGGGCAGGGAAGTTGGATGACCTTAAACAGTGTGTTGATACCAGTATTGATGTTGCAGTCGGAATATCGTTTATAAGTTGCTTGTTCTTTGTTTGTCTTCATTTCTCCTTTGGTCATATTTACCCAGGTCTTGCATCAGAAACCTATTTAGCGATGGCGACGATTGCGCCACTTTATATATTGCTTCCTTTTGTACGCGGGTATAACACAGTACACGGAAATATCCTTAGAGCTGTAGGTAAAACTAAGTCTGTTTTCAAGATTAACTTTACTGGCCAGTGGGTGGTATCGCTACCATTACTGGCGATAATCATCTTCGTTTTGGATGGTTCAATCTTCTGGGCGTTTGCAATTCAGCCATTTGAAGAGCTAATTAAGGCGATTCCGTTCAGAACATTAGCACGAAGAACCGTACGTGAATTCGACTTAGAAGCCGCGAAAAAAATGAATTACGATTAG
- the mglC gene encoding galactose/methyl galactoside ABC transporter permease MglC, producing MDTLKNFAMKHLKEGAIYAVLFILLAVIIIQEPSFLSLRNFSNILTQSSVRVIIALGVAGLIVTQGTDLSAGRQVGLAAVISATLLQAMDNVNKVFPDLIEVPIIGVVIVVCLVGAIIGLMNGIIVAYLKVTPFIATLGTMIIVYGLNSLYYDSVGASPIAGFDEGFSEFTQGFIRFGDLRLSYITFYAIIAIGFMWILWNKTVFGKNIFAVGGNPEAAKVSGVNVPLTLLKVYALSGVFYAFGGMLEAGRIGSATNNLGFLYELDAIAACVVGGVSFAGGVGSIAGVVTGVLIFTVINYGMTYIGVSPYWQYIIKGSIIVFAVAIDSMKHANKK from the coding sequence ATGGATACCTTAAAAAACTTTGCAATGAAGCACCTAAAAGAGGGTGCAATATATGCGGTACTGTTTATTTTATTAGCAGTGATTATTATTCAAGAGCCTTCGTTCTTGAGCCTAAGAAACTTCAGTAACATCCTGACTCAATCTTCTGTTCGCGTCATTATTGCGTTAGGTGTTGCTGGTCTAATCGTAACTCAAGGGACGGATTTATCCGCGGGTCGACAAGTTGGTTTAGCCGCGGTAATTTCCGCTACTCTTTTACAAGCGATGGACAACGTCAATAAGGTTTTTCCAGACCTAATTGAAGTGCCAATCATTGGTGTGGTGATTGTTGTTTGTTTAGTTGGTGCAATCATCGGTCTTATGAACGGTATCATTGTTGCTTACCTAAAGGTAACCCCGTTTATAGCGACCTTAGGCACAATGATTATCGTTTATGGCTTAAATTCACTTTATTACGATAGCGTAGGGGCTTCACCTATTGCAGGGTTTGATGAAGGGTTTTCAGAGTTCACACAAGGGTTTATTCGATTTGGTGACCTGAGACTTTCTTATATTACCTTTTACGCCATTATTGCGATTGGTTTTATGTGGATATTATGGAATAAAACGGTCTTTGGTAAAAATATCTTTGCAGTCGGCGGCAATCCAGAAGCAGCGAAAGTGTCCGGTGTCAACGTACCTCTAACTTTACTTAAAGTTTATGCTTTATCAGGTGTTTTCTATGCATTTGGCGGCATGTTAGAAGCAGGTCGAATCGGTAGTGCAACAAATAATTTGGGTTTTTTATACGAACTTGATGCAATAGCAGCATGTGTCGTGGGTGGTGTGTCATTCGCAGGTGGTGTGGGTAGCATTGCTGGCGTGGTAACTGGGGTACTAATTTTTACAGTTATTAACTACGGTATGACATACATTGGCGTAAGTCCTTATTGGCAATACATTATTAAAGGTTCGATAATCGTATTTGCTGTCGCAATAGATTCAATGAAACACGCGAATAAAAAATAA
- a CDS encoding Cof-type HAD-IIB family hydrolase, whose translation MSQNNVKFIAADMDGTLLNEMGALDPEFFNVYQQLSEKGIIFAAASGRQYYSLMQTFSPIKNDMMFIAENGTLVMHQEKELYSCTIGKSSIVDIITQARSIDNAHIVLCGKKSAYVETQAPNAIEEIQKYYHRCEYVEDLLNVEDDFIKVAICHFDGSEAHVYPSINEKFGHDHKVVVSAKIWLDVMNAKASKGAAIEHLQKTLGFGFNETMSFGDYFNDVEMLETSYYSYAMENAHEGVKKYARFSAPCNRDSGVLTVIKQSVLDCN comes from the coding sequence ATGTCACAGAACAATGTTAAATTTATCGCAGCCGATATGGACGGAACGTTACTCAATGAAATGGGTGCGTTAGACCCTGAGTTTTTCAACGTTTACCAACAACTCTCAGAGAAAGGCATTATTTTCGCAGCAGCATCCGGACGCCAGTATTACAGCTTGATGCAAACATTTTCCCCAATTAAAAATGACATGATGTTTATAGCAGAAAACGGAACACTCGTTATGCATCAAGAAAAAGAGCTTTATAGCTGCACGATAGGTAAAAGTTCGATTGTCGATATTATTACTCAAGCACGCTCAATTGATAATGCACATATTGTTTTATGTGGTAAAAAATCAGCCTACGTAGAAACACAAGCACCCAATGCTATCGAAGAGATCCAAAAGTATTACCATCGTTGTGAATACGTTGAAGATTTACTCAATGTTGAAGACGACTTTATTAAAGTGGCTATCTGTCATTTTGACGGTTCAGAAGCCCATGTTTACCCATCGATTAACGAAAAATTTGGTCACGATCACAAAGTCGTTGTTAGTGCAAAAATATGGCTAGATGTCATGAATGCAAAGGCATCAAAAGGCGCAGCAATAGAACACCTACAAAAAACGTTAGGTTTTGGATTTAACGAAACAATGAGCTTTGGTGATTACTTTAATGACGTGGAAATGCTTGAAACCAGCTACTATTCCTATGCCATGGAAAACGCTCATGAGGGCGTTAAAAAATATGCACGATTCAGCGCGCCCTGCAACCGTGATTCTGGTGTGCTCACCGTTATAAAGCAGTCGGTACTCGATTGTAACTAA